The sequence below is a genomic window from Williamwhitmania sp..
ATGAGGATGAACAGTGGGAAATATATTGATGAGAACATTGAATCGGCAAATCCAACAAGTTTTTGCGTAGGAGTAGCGGGCTATCCCGAAAAGCATACCGAAGCTCCAAACATGGCCACCGACCTAATGTATCTAAAAGAAAAGGTTGATGCCGGTGCTGCCTACATTGTTACGCAGCTGTTTTTCGATAATAGTAAGTTCTTTGCCTTTGTGGAAAATTGCCGAAAAATAGGAATAACTGTTCCAATTATTCCAGGCATTAAACCCATCTCCTTAAAGGAACATCTAAACATTTTGCCACGTGTTTTTAATGTTGACTTACCTGAAGAACTGGTGCGCGAACTCAACTTTTGCAGAGACAACAAGGCGGCCAGAGAGTTAGGTGTTGAGTGGGCAATAAAACAAACACAGGAACTTAAACGTGCCGGAGTACCCTCCATCCATTTCTACACCATGGGGAAATCGGACAATATTGCAAGGATAGCAAGAGCAGCCTACTAGCTGTTACGACTGTAAACTACAAGTATTTCGCCAACATCTCAAAAAGAATCTTCTGTTCAATTGGCTTGAATATATAGTCGTTGCAACCCGCCTTTATGGCTAAAGCCACATCAGGGCTTTGGGTATAAGCCGATTGTGCTACTATTGGGATTTTTTGGTCGATTTCACGTATTTTTTTCATAGCGGTAATACCATCCATCACCGGCATCTTAATATCCATTAGCACAAGGTCGAACTGTTTACCATCCAAGATGAGGGCCAATGCTTCTTTACCATTTCTTGCAATTACAACTTCCAGACCATTTGGTTCTAAAATCTGCGATAGTAAAAAGGCATTAACACTATCATCCTCCGCTATAAGAACCTTCTTACCTGTCCAGTCAACGGTCAAGGTATTCTGCTCGTGTACCGTTGCCATTATGGGTGATTCCAGTGAAGGTGAATAAGCAATGGTGAAATAAAATGTAGATCCAACTTTAGGTTTAGAACTTACCCAAATATTTCCACCCATGAGTGTAACGATGGCCTTTGAAATGGCAAGCCCAAGGCCGGTTCCACTCGCTAGTTTTGCAGAATCTGTCTCAGCCTGCCTAAATCGTTCAAAAATGAGCTGGTGATCAACCTCTGAAATCCCAATACCTGTATCCTCAACAAAAAACTCTAGCATAGCTCCTTTTTTGTGGTATCCAAATTTCACATGACCTGTGCTGGTAAACTTAATCGCGTTGCCAATAAGGTTGGTTAAGACCTGCTTTAACCTATCTCCATCTAACATTAAGAAGGCATCCTCATCATTGAAATCTTTGAAAGTGAGCAACTCAATCCCTTGCTCATTGGCTTTACCCAGGTGGATGAGTTGCTGCTCATCAATAAGTTGATTGAGGTTGGTGGCAGAGATATTTAGCTGAACCTGACTGGCTTCAATCTTCGAAATATCGATAAGGTCATTTATAATTGTGAGCAGCTGCTTGCCACAAGTTTGAATTATGCCAACATATTGTTCCTCCTCAGCAATTGAATTATCCCTATTTAACAAAAGCTGCGAAAAACCAACAATTCCATTCATGGGTGTTCGAATTTCGTGGCTCATGTTAGCAAGGAAAGTGGATTTCAGTCGGTCGCTCTCCTCTGCTTTGTTTTTTGCCTGTACGAGTTCGATATTCTGAAGTTCTATTTCCCGGTTCTTGCGTCTTACCTCCTCTTCTGCTTGCTTTCGAACAGAAACATCGCGATATATGCCATACACACCAAGCTGACCTCCCTTAAAAACAATAGGGTTAGCTAAAATAGAAACATAAACTAACGAGCCATCTTTACGACGACGAAT
It includes:
- a CDS encoding PAS domain S-box protein — protein: VLLDTIFSPQLDRNGMPVGVVGLAIDVTERKIAEEAIELERVYFEQLFEWSPEAIVILDLDQTILRINLEFTKLFGYSKEEVQGKPLNDLIVPEHLIDESNSVFFSANRGKPEVYETIRRRKDGSLVYVSILANPIVFKGGQLGVYGIYRDVSVRKQAEEEVRRKNREIELQNIELVQAKNKAEESDRLKSTFLANMSHEIRTPMNGIVGFSQLLLNRDNSIAEEEQYVGIIQTCGKQLLTIINDLIDISKIEASQVQLNISATNLNQLIDEQQLIHLGKANEQGIELLTFKDFNDEDAFLMLDGDRLKQVLTNLIGNAIKFTSTGHVKFGYHKKGAMLEFFVEDTGIGISEVDHQLIFERFRQAETDSAKLASGTGLGLAISKAIVTLMGGNIWVSSKPKVGSTFYFTIAYSPSLESPIMATVHEQNTLTVDWTGKKVLIAEDDSVNAFLLSQILEPNGLEVVIARNGKEALALILDGKQFDLVLMDIKMPVMDGITAMKKIREIDQKIPIVAQSAYTQSPDVALAIKAGCNDYIFKPIEQKILFEMLAKYL
- a CDS encoding methylenetetrahydrofolate reductase, with translation VGIAAAIQHRYNLDVVPHLICGGFSVEETEDALIDFDFLGIQNILAVRGDSDKITGKFDPKPGGHRHAVDLVKQVMRMNSGKYIDENIESANPTSFCVGVAGYPEKHTEAPNMATDLMYLKEKVDAGAAYIVTQLFFDNSKFFAFVENCRKIGITVPIIPGIKPISLKEHLNILPRVFNVDLPEELVRELNFCRDNKAARELGVEWAIKQTQELKRAGVPSIHFYTMGKSDNIARIARAAY